From a region of the Neodiprion fabricii isolate iyNeoFabr1 chromosome 7, iyNeoFabr1.1, whole genome shotgun sequence genome:
- the LOC124186612 gene encoding dynein axonemal heavy chain 6-like, with protein MQESKKNIPVDDSFRRISNSSDLSSDSSGLSHLSSRLVNVPDNVEPESMVNHLIFKPPKNYKRGQGEIPFHIPHKKVLEKIEHKREIPEPLTGFRDQQKAIFQRVCLPYVDVPEVERKPSSTPDGSTLVLKTVKIDVRPVGKVVEEADDAEFRKKSPLSKPPEVADQLELISNLRNDPKLGFFYMVYAVDRCSEFFTPYALKIVPYGQLKRTYMTISVNGVTQYSPDEMSFTPMELWEREYRFYLKLMRIRTFTTYRTWKALYVWRKTVTWTKFLEARSYMEQNLFISDPILSKALLEVKAMCAVFLDSSFNDFSAIEKIPLFMFIEAQFAKLESIRGKLDEFRMLAVNIVNNACLGALLKEGYTPEDSNVTIEQTAYGKLGQFSGAKFKIPKDGVLKMSYIEQARKRQKCYRLSCKIFLPPKSFIHLIDYMQTNMMQVLLHNTYKEIVTVLSVYDQFLPSKEFLESSDTEAILELPNFNGTLPQCPFFVTSLTVSIETGLNIDPSEEIFYFVLQTVCDLWEENLDAIKPLLSDPFFYPFTRPMINHKIEERLCGKPPEILTVLKQDPGIGVVKKEFNQVLRQHVEAVKLYWKRLKPIEEFYQDDMTSDDQIMRRETLCEQFRKWFIRYTAEIETISKVAEHQNLGFFHVTLSRFKEMALVAPNKKIAVLESVLPSIGKTKVDSVLMEAIDAINYLEADPVSTDDFVAYIKFLDKSQTKIDSMETQLEYAKEIYDIMEEYRITVPVEDMANYLGINVQFTSLRLAVEKRLVARDNLIASFNAQLQSDINELIDKISEINDEVVVSLSYKIFLPTK; from the exons CCGTAGAATATCTAATTCTTCAGATTTATCGTCAGATTCATCCGGTCTATCTCACCTTAGCAGCCGACTAGTGAATGTTCCGGATAATGTTGAACCTGAAAGCATGGTGAATCACCTGATTTTCAAGCCCCCGAAGAATTACAAAAG aggGCAAGGCGAAATACCATTCCACATTCCCCATAAGAAAGTACTGGAAAAGATCGAACACAAACGAGAAATACCAGAACCCCTT ACCGGGTTCAGAGATCAGCAGAAAGCGATCTTTCAAAGAGTATGCTTACCGTATGTGGATGTACCAGAAGTGGAACGAAAACCTAGCAGCACACCTGACGGCAGTACTCTTGTCCTGAAGACCGTAAAAA TCGATGTGAGGCCAGTCGGTAAGGTCGTCGAAGAGGCGGATGATGCGGAGTTTAGAAAGAAGAGTCCGTTGAGTAAACCGCCAGAAGTGGCGGACCAGCTTGAGCTAATCAGCAACTTGCGAAATGACCCTAAACTCGGTTTCTTTTACATGGTTTACGCCGTTGACCGATGTTCCGAGTTCTTCACCCCATACGCGTTGAA GATTGTCCCATACGGCCAACTCAAGCGTACCTACATGACGATAAGTGTGAACGGCGTGACGCAGTATAGCCCCGATGAAATGTCGTTTACACCGATGGAACTGTGGGAGAGGGAGTATCGGTTTTACTTGAAGCTGATGAGG ATAAGGACATTCACAACATACCGAACATGGAAAGCGCTCTACGTTTGGAGAAAGACAGTAACATGGACGAAATTTCTCGAGGCTAGAAGCTACATGGAGCAAAACCTGTTCATATCTGATCCAATTTTGAGCAAAGCACTCCTTGAAGTGAAAGCAATGTGCGCGGTCTTCTTGGACTCGTCATTCAACGATTTTTCCGCAATTGAGAAAATTCCTCTCTTCATGTTCATCGAAGCACAG TTCGCGAAACTAGAATCCATACGGGGTAAATTGGACGAATTCAGGATGCTGGCTGTAAATATAGTAAACAACGCATGCCTTGGCGCTCTTTTGAAGGAGGGATACACGCCTGAAGATTCGAATGTTACCATAGAACAGACAGCTTACGGGAAACTTG GTCAGTTCAGCGGGGCGAAATTTAAAATCCCGAAGGACggagttttgaaaatgagCTACATAGAACAGGCTCGTAAGAGACAAAAATGTTACCGTCTCTCGTG cAAGATATTCTTACCACCGAAAAGTTTCATCCATTTGATCGACTACATGCAAACAAATATGATGCAAGTTCTGCTACATAATACCTACAAAGAAATAGTCACCGTGCTGAGTGTGTACGATCAGTTTTTACCATCCAAAGAGTTTTTGGAGTCTTCCGATACTGAAGCTATTCTAGAGTTACCAAATTTTAATGGAACGTTGCCTCAG TGCCCATTTTTCGTTACAAGTTTAACCGTGTCAATCGAAACCGGGCTAAACATTGATCCTTCTGAAGAGATATTTTACTTTGTGTTGCAAACAGTGTGCGACCTGTGGGAAGAGAATTTAGATGCGATAAAGCCGCTTCTCTCCGATCCGTTTTTCTATCCTTTCACGAG GCCAATGATTAATCACAAAATTGAAGAACGACTTTGCGGCAAGCCACCAGAAATTTTGACGGTCTTGAAACAAGATCCTGGTATAGGGGTTGTGAAAAAGGAATTCAATCAGGTCCTTCGGCAGCATGTGGAAGCTGTAAAACTGTACTGGAAACGGTTGAAACCAATCGAAGAGTTTTACCAAGATGACATGACCTCTGACGATCAAATTATGCGCAGAGAAACTCTGTGTGAACAGTTTCGCAAATGGTTCATACGCTACACGGCAGAGATTGAAACCATCAGCAAAGTTGCGGAACATCAAAATTTGGGCTTTTTCCACGTGACGTTAAGCAGATTCAAGGAAATGGCCTTAGTCGCACCCAACAAAAAAATAGCCGTGCTAGAATCAGTGTTGCCTTC AATCGGAAAAACCAAAGTGGACAGTGTTCTAATGGAGGCAATTGACGCGATAAATTATCTTGAGGCTGATCCGGTATCGACGGACGACTTTGTGGCGTACATTAAATTCCTCGACAAGTCGCAAACGAAGATAGACAGTATGGAGACCCAGCTTGAATACGCAAAAGAAATCTACGATATCATGGAAGAGTATCGGATTACCGTCCCTGTCGAAGACATGGCCAATTATCTG GGTATTAATGTACAGTTTACGAGTTTACGTTTAGCTGTTGAGAAACGACTTGTGGCCAGAGATAACCTGATAGCAAGCTTCAACGCACAGCTTCAGTCTGACATCAACGAACTGATCGataaaatttcggaaattaatGACGAAGTTGTTGTAAGTCtttcgtataaaattttccttcCAACGAAATGA